The Microcoleus sp. bin38.metabat.b11b12b14.051 genome includes a window with the following:
- a CDS encoding glycosyltransferase, translating to MVRGNYDRQKPYLHNPHINKPIAEIYADLDAFSWEIFEDQPHRFDTVSFYVLLPPLFYEGKFIKGIYFSEAVELINKLFPQLSSAFFSFTYSPGTSYSWAPVADAYSSLYKNPHRAKWFRETYPDRANKPIIPLQDTDFINEYLISPRNVPAKDIDILAVARISEEKNLPMIAKALKIYRQKYPQKPIKLTVVSGHDFDINNLKTLDEYALKEWHQVEEILGNPSDYINLLPRVDYYQEIPNYYSRAQAFVLGSLLEGKNRGITEAMSCNVPVICFEEFNQYARGNSPVFPECAGLYAKFDPESLADTIHTVLENQTEFKPRYQYLKHCGRKNFFNTCLDSFPYYQHNIPDYKPGAAFKNLWLDLAVQQNYQVSLDSFLYGGSHLSHIRGTNAIGQNLAELTKFLG from the coding sequence ATGGTACGCGGAAACTACGATCGCCAAAAACCCTACTTACACAACCCCCACATCAACAAACCAATCGCCGAAATCTATGCAGACTTAGACGCCTTTAGCTGGGAGATATTTGAAGATCAACCCCACCGCTTCGATACAGTAAGTTTCTACGTCTTGCTGCCGCCGCTGTTTTACGAAGGAAAATTCATCAAAGGGATTTACTTCAGCGAAGCAGTAGAACTCATCAACAAACTCTTTCCCCAACTTTCCTCAGCATTTTTCTCCTTCACCTATTCCCCCGGAACTTCCTATTCTTGGGCGCCCGTAGCCGATGCCTACTCTAGTTTATACAAAAACCCGCACCGAGCCAAGTGGTTTCGCGAAACCTATCCCGATCGCGCCAACAAACCAATCATACCACTGCAAGACACCGACTTTATCAACGAATACTTAATTTCCCCTCGCAACGTCCCCGCCAAAGACATCGACATCCTCGCAGTCGCCCGTATTTCCGAAGAAAAGAACTTGCCGATGATTGCCAAAGCCTTAAAAATTTACCGCCAAAAGTATCCGCAAAAACCTATAAAATTAACAGTTGTCAGCGGTCACGATTTTGATATCAACAACTTGAAAACTCTCGACGAATACGCCTTAAAAGAATGGCACCAAGTAGAGGAGATTTTAGGCAATCCTTCCGACTACATCAACTTACTACCGCGAGTTGACTACTACCAAGAAATCCCCAACTATTATTCGCGGGCGCAAGCATTCGTCCTCGGTTCCCTCCTCGAAGGCAAAAACCGGGGAATTACCGAAGCAATGAGTTGCAATGTACCAGTAATTTGTTTTGAAGAATTCAACCAATACGCCCGAGGAAACTCGCCAGTTTTCCCAGAATGTGCGGGTCTTTACGCCAAATTTGACCCTGAATCTTTAGCTGATACGATTCATACAGTTTTGGAAAATCAAACGGAATTCAAACCGCGATATCAGTATTTAAAGCATTGCGGTCGGAAAAACTTTTTCAACACTTGCCTTGACAGTTTTCCTTACTACCAGCATAACATTCCCGACTACAAACCGGGAGCAGCATTTAAGAATTTGTGGCTGGATTTGGCGGTGCAGCAAAATTATCAAGTTAGTTTGGATAGTTTTTTGTATGGAGGTTCTCACTTGTCTCACATTCGCGGCACAAATGCGATTGGGCAGAATCTCGCCGAATTAACCAAGTTTTTAGGATAG
- the rsmI gene encoding 16S rRNA (cytidine(1402)-2'-O)-methyltransferase, with product MQPNPNTGTLYIVGTPIGNLEDMTYRAIRILQTADFIAAEDTRHTGKLLHHFQIKTPQISYHEHNQQQRLPEFIDKLLLGKSIALVTDAGMPGISDPGYELVKACADANINIIPIPGPSACIVGISASGLPTDRFVFEGFLPTKGQERQRSLESVQIESRTIILYESPHRLRQTLQDLANTLGNDRQIVLARELTKMHEEFWRGSIESAIALYTTREPQGEFTLIIAGIQTDAPIFSEEAIKAELQTLIGEGISRSQASRQLAQQTSLPRRQIYQLALTLDDSESPEQLP from the coding sequence ATGCAGCCAAATCCCAATACAGGAACACTTTACATTGTCGGAACGCCGATCGGCAATCTCGAAGACATGACGTATCGCGCCATCCGAATTTTGCAAACAGCAGACTTCATCGCCGCCGAAGACACCCGCCACACAGGGAAACTTTTACACCACTTCCAAATCAAAACGCCCCAAATCAGCTATCACGAACATAACCAACAGCAACGACTCCCCGAATTCATCGACAAACTGCTGTTAGGAAAAAGTATCGCCCTCGTCACCGACGCCGGAATGCCAGGAATTTCTGACCCCGGATACGAATTAGTCAAAGCCTGCGCCGATGCTAATATTAACATTATTCCGATTCCCGGCCCCAGCGCCTGCATTGTGGGGATAAGTGCATCGGGATTGCCTACAGACAGATTTGTATTTGAAGGATTCTTACCAACCAAAGGTCAAGAACGCCAGCGGAGTTTAGAAAGTGTACAAATAGAATCCCGCACTATTATTTTATACGAATCTCCCCACCGGTTGCGCCAAACTTTACAAGATTTAGCAAACACCTTGGGAAACGACAGACAGATTGTGCTGGCGCGGGAATTGACAAAAATGCACGAAGAGTTTTGGCGTGGTAGTATAGAAAGCGCGATCGCACTTTACACCACACGCGAACCCCAGGGAGAATTTACCCTGATAATTGCCGGCATCCAAACAGACGCACCAATTTTCTCAGAAGAAGCCATCAAAGCCGAATTACAAACATTAATAGGAGAAGGCATAAGTCGTTCCCAAGCCAGTCGCCAACTAGCCCAACAAACATCCCTCCCCCGACGCCAAATCTACCAACTAGCCCTGACACTTGACGACAGCGAATCACCCGAACAACTCCCTTGA
- a CDS encoding sugar kinase, protein MATGLFLGLATLDLVYLAEKPPGENQKVVAADCTIAAGGPATNAAVAFSALGNAAVLAGVLGTHAIAQLICADLAEYNVRIIDLQPGRSHSPAVSSIIVTQATGDRAVISINATKSQVDSQAINQDILTSVNIILFDGHQIAASTEIAQLAKTKNIPIVLDGGSWKPGLEQILPFVEWAVCSDNFHPPDCHNSKQVFAYLSAAGIPNIAITRGEQPIQYFSNGSFGSLEVPQIKAADTLGAGDIFHGAFCHYILQKNFTNALTAAAKIASDSCKVFGTRDWIKNLQP, encoded by the coding sequence ATGGCAACTGGATTGTTTTTGGGATTGGCGACTTTGGATTTAGTTTATTTAGCCGAGAAGCCTCCGGGGGAAAATCAGAAAGTTGTTGCTGCTGATTGTACCATTGCTGCGGGCGGGCCGGCGACAAATGCTGCGGTTGCTTTTAGCGCTTTGGGAAATGCGGCGGTGTTGGCGGGGGTTTTGGGCACTCACGCGATCGCCCAATTAATCTGTGCAGACTTAGCAGAGTACAATGTCAGGATAATCGATTTGCAGCCAGGGCGATCGCACTCGCCGGCAGTTTCTTCGATTATCGTAACTCAAGCAACGGGCGATCGGGCAGTAATCTCGATTAATGCTACTAAATCTCAGGTTGACAGTCAAGCAATTAACCAGGATATTTTAACATCAGTTAATATCATACTATTTGACGGACATCAAATCGCAGCCAGCACAGAAATTGCTCAACTTGCCAAAACAAAAAACATTCCAATTGTCCTCGATGGCGGCAGTTGGAAACCCGGATTAGAGCAAATATTACCCTTCGTTGAATGGGCTGTGTGTTCGGATAATTTCCATCCGCCCGACTGTCACAATTCCAAACAAGTCTTTGCCTATTTGTCAGCAGCCGGAATTCCCAACATTGCCATCACTCGCGGCGAACAACCAATTCAATACTTTAGCAATGGCAGTTTCGGCAGTTTAGAAGTTCCTCAAATCAAAGCCGCAGACACTTTAGGCGCAGGCGACATCTTTCACGGCGCTTTCTGCCACTACATTTTACAAAAAAACTTTACAAACGCCCTAACCGCCGCAGCTAAGATAGCTTCCGATTCCTGCAAAGTTTTCGGAACCCGCGACTGGATAAAAAATCTGCAACCTTAA
- a CDS encoding cupin-like domain-containing protein, with translation MPNTQPLTITLPPLRITLTEEQQVNLEWLTQNLPNLLAAAPSKPEVPDNLKQWVAANKLLNQPDADIIQGLINTGIDAETATAEVTKISSHPYFQAGSQYVQLLQKLESQLSINNQLAALSSKFGAIERKSSLSREYFLENYYAKNTPVIITNIMHNWKALQLWTPEYLQEKYGDAAVEIQANRNSDPDYEIKVHNHKKTVLFREYVDMVVNGGPSNDCYMVANNQTLEREEFKPLFNDFEIFPEYLNPDDTKGRVFFWFGPKGTITPLHHDPVNLVLAQVSGRKLIKLICPQQTPLLYNHVGVFSKVDGENPDYDKYPLYRDAKIIEVILEPGEVIFIPVGWWHHVKSLEVSISVSFTNFVFPNYYEWKYPHINWS, from the coding sequence ATGCCTAACACCCAACCCCTAACTATCACACTTCCCCCCTTGCGGATTACCCTCACCGAAGAACAACAGGTTAATCTAGAATGGCTGACGCAAAACTTGCCCAATTTACTCGCAGCAGCGCCAAGCAAGCCAGAAGTCCCAGACAACCTGAAACAGTGGGTGGCGGCAAACAAATTATTAAATCAACCAGATGCAGACATCATTCAAGGTCTAATAAATACAGGTATTGATGCCGAAACAGCAACCGCAGAAGTTACTAAAATATCCTCTCATCCATACTTCCAAGCAGGTAGTCAATATGTACAGTTGCTGCAAAAACTAGAATCGCAACTCAGCATCAACAATCAACTAGCAGCCCTCTCGTCCAAGTTTGGCGCAATCGAACGCAAAAGCAGCCTTTCCCGAGAATATTTCCTAGAAAATTACTACGCCAAAAATACTCCGGTAATTATCACCAACATCATGCACAACTGGAAAGCTTTACAGTTGTGGACGCCGGAGTATTTGCAGGAAAAATACGGCGATGCAGCGGTAGAAATTCAAGCCAACCGCAACTCTGATCCGGATTACGAAATTAAGGTACACAACCACAAAAAAACCGTTCTCTTCCGCGAGTATGTAGATATGGTTGTCAACGGCGGCCCCAGCAACGACTGCTACATGGTTGCTAACAACCAAACTCTGGAAAGAGAAGAATTTAAACCACTATTCAACGACTTTGAAATTTTCCCAGAATACCTCAATCCCGACGATACAAAAGGCAGAGTTTTCTTTTGGTTCGGCCCTAAAGGTACAATTACGCCACTGCACCACGACCCAGTTAACTTAGTTTTAGCACAGGTATCGGGACGCAAACTAATTAAGTTGATTTGTCCGCAGCAAACGCCTCTGCTTTACAATCATGTCGGAGTTTTCAGCAAGGTTGACGGCGAAAATCCTGACTACGATAAATATCCGCTTTACAGAGATGCGAAAATCATTGAGGTGATTTTGGAACCCGGAGAAGTTATCTTTATTCCTGTCGGTTGGTGGCATCATGTAAAATCGCTAGAGGTGAGTATTTCGGTTTCGTTTACTAATTTTGTGTTTCCCAATTATTATGAATGGAAATATCCTCATATTAATTGGTCGTAG
- a CDS encoding inositol monophosphatase family protein, with product MKSLEELSEISQKVAWGAADILQSYYRPDANTPNLDIQEQKDGPVTAADVAVNSYILDELQSVLGNAEFGYLSEETYKCYLETCGKVPLPQSWVWIIDPLDGTRDFIDKTGEFAVHIALAFEGKPVLAVVAWPQQQKIYYAIRDAGAFGESRGGSAVKLQVSARNIVADLSIVTSRSHRDDRLNRLLHKFPCQNQLAVGSIGCKIATIVEQKADVYIALSGKSAPKDWDLAAPELILTEAGGQFTRFDGSALQYNRGDVSQWGGLLASNGCCHAALCGEAQRLLAEIDSGLK from the coding sequence ATGAAAAGTCTCGAAGAATTAAGCGAAATTTCCCAAAAAGTTGCTTGGGGTGCCGCAGATATTTTACAATCCTATTATCGCCCTGATGCCAATACTCCCAACCTCGACATTCAAGAACAAAAAGACGGGCCTGTTACGGCTGCGGATGTCGCTGTAAATTCTTACATCCTAGATGAATTGCAGTCAGTTTTAGGGAATGCAGAATTTGGCTATCTCAGCGAAGAAACTTACAAATGTTATTTAGAAACTTGCGGCAAAGTTCCTTTACCTCAATCTTGGGTTTGGATTATTGACCCTTTGGATGGAACGCGCGATTTTATTGATAAAACTGGTGAATTTGCCGTTCATATTGCTTTAGCTTTCGAGGGGAAACCCGTATTAGCCGTTGTGGCTTGGCCGCAACAACAAAAGATTTATTATGCCATCCGCGATGCTGGTGCTTTTGGGGAAAGTCGCGGGGGTTCTGCGGTGAAATTGCAGGTTTCTGCACGCAATATAGTGGCAGATTTATCTATAGTAACCAGTCGCAGTCACCGGGACGATCGCCTAAATCGATTATTGCACAAATTTCCCTGCCAAAATCAACTGGCTGTCGGTAGCATCGGCTGCAAGATTGCGACGATTGTCGAACAAAAAGCTGATGTTTATATTGCGCTTTCGGGGAAGTCTGCGCCGAAGGATTGGGATTTGGCGGCGCCGGAATTGATTTTGACCGAGGCGGGCGGTCAATTTACTCGTTTTGATGGTTCTGCTTTGCAATATAACCGAGGAGATGTCAGTCAGTGGGGGGGATTGTTGGCGAGTAATGGTTGCTGTCACGCTGCTTTGTGCGGGGAGGCCCAGAGGCTTTTGGCTGAGATTGATTCGGGTTTGAAATAA